The DNA sequence CTCGGGACTTGGGTGTAGGCGAGAGGGTAAAGGGTTAATAGGCTGCTGCACCCTCGGCCCACATGGCCTGGTATGTTTTGCTCATAAaccatcacttttttttttaactaatttctttttaataaaaactttAGAAGTAGATTATAGttgaatttttttaacaattaaacaaTGTTTTCCGTTCATAATTTTCTTTTGCACAACTATTAAACGATGGAATACTTTTTTTTAACAactgttaaataatttttttcatccgtaatttttttttgaaaaatactttagaatcaaacaaaaattaaatttaacactaACAAATTATCTAGCTAATCAATTTAatccttaaaatttttaaaattgattaattaagtCGAGTTTTATAATTATCTACTTTGACATTGTTAATAAAATGACAATAACAACGTCGTGCCAATATGGTCcaatatcttttgaatttttttcaccAACATATATCgataaactttattttaattgttattcaataattaatttagtcATGAGTTttataataaagtaaattaacTTAGTCTCTTATGTAGATTATTTCTTTGATGAAATTAGTAAAATCCTAAAATAATGATGATCATTATCTTTTTCTTCATTGATTAGGTTAAGGAATCAATAAATAAGGgatttgaaataataataaaaaagtggaAATGCTTTGTGTCACTCATGCTTCCAACCTTCCTGCAATCATATGATTCAACAAATAAATAGTTAAGCATTACATTTTTTTCCAGATTGCTACAAACATTAAGCATAAAGCTTACAAGTTAATCTCATTTTCTGGCTTCCATATCCGAACAAGTTTGTCATAGAATGAGCAAGTAGCCACAATTGGTTTGGTTCTCTCAACTCTGTGATTTGCTTCACCTTTCTGCCAATCTGCTCCATATGCCAGGGAATCATGCTTCTTGTAAGTTTCCAACACTTGCGCTTCGTTGCCCTTGATGGACACAATTGCAAAACCATTGTGCATACATGCAGCCAAGACCAAGTTTGGAATGTAGGGATGGTGCTTCACCCTCCAAACTCCTCCCCCTAAGCCAATTGAAGTCTCATTAACAGGTTTTGAGATTGTTCTCAAGTCCCATAGCCTCAAGGTTTCGTCGTAGCTACCGGTTACTAAGCTATTTGGATCATGAGAACTCTTTTGAATGCAACAAACACCCATTTTATGAGCTTTGGAATTCTGAAATACCAGATTGGAAGGACCATCCCTTAAATCCCAACAACTGAATTTACAATCATCAGAGCCAGTATATACCAAATTTGGTTGGTGGATATCAAATGCGGTTGTCCAGAGTTCAAAGTCATGTGCCTTCCATTCTTCTTGTATTTCCAACTTGGATTCAAGGAAAGAAACAATGGATACAGAGCCATCAGAAAGCCCCACGGTCATGGATGTGCCTGAAGGGTTCCAGTCCAAATCTGAGAGAATATTAGAATAAGATGTCAGTTATACATGTATCAGTTACTGTCTAATCTTTTTGGATAGTGCCATTTGTGGGGGTTTGGATTTCACCTACAAATAGGATAATGTGTTCTTTCAAATCTTAATTGTCGTTGTTATTTCTTAACTTGCACAAGCTATGACCCATTATCAACTGAGGTAGATGtggatatatattattaattaatttattatggtACTATATACTATACTATATACACCTTAAAGTTGTGTTATTTTATTCCACTTCCTTTGGAAAATGAAATATTAATGGTATGCTTTGAGTTTGTACTTATTGAGAATGAGAATGTTTTGAAGCAAAGACTATGAATTGGGATGTTTGTTAACAAAGATGACTCATCTCGTGCATTTTCTTTTTGGGGGTCATGTAATGATATCTTCTGTACTGATAACGATATATACTGTAAAATTGCAGCAAAAATTTTAGTACTAGTATGACATGATAGTGAATTTATTAACCGAATCCCCAAGTTATTATGAGTGTTATTTCTTTTTCGGTCTTGAGTTATTGTGAATTATTTATCAATcacctttattttcttcttctatacTTTTCATAGTTATATTCAGAAGGAAACTGTCCATGAAATGATTTTTGGCAAACACAATATATTAATTACTTTTAAGAATTGTGTTTATGAGCAATGAAGATGTTCATATAGTTGCCCTTAAGCTTCCTAGTTCTTAAGAGGAATGGAAAAGATGCAATATAATATATACTTTAACCACATAGAATTTTCCTTAAAAGTAAAGTATAAGCTAGgtataagtaatttttaaaaagtcaacTATAAACTAGGTATAATGAATAATGCAGTCCACAATTTTTCAttgtaattcgaatcaaattttttcttctaaaattaaggaatttttctcttctctctactaattttataatcaaaatgtACCACATAACATTGTCtcgttataattaaaattaaatattttcttccaaaattaaagaattattcccttctccttactaattttacaaccaaaatatatCACATGTTACTCCTtcattacaattgaaatcaaatattttcctccaaaattaaagagttctccctcctccctctttctttttctatttctctcatttcttcaaccactctatctattttaaatatcattatcaatatcaatgactaattactaatttgacaattaaaatatgcaaaatgacattctttaattgcattaaaattaaaattgaaatatacctatattatgtatcatatattactatctaatttaataatcaaatgtgtcacatgacactttcttattaaaattgagagaaaatatttttttttcaaaattaataaactcccttcttaaattctctcatctacctctatttttttatttctctctactatttttactctatatataatttatattttatattagtaatttgacaaatcaaaatatgtcatcggatatttttttacaattaaaataaaattttttcttccaaaattaacaaactctcactctcattctcattcttcatctttatctttctccctattttcaatcattctctattttttctatctttctcttctatagaaaataaaattgaaagaaaaatataatttaaataaaaaaatttattattagaaaaaatctctacatacaagtgtTTTGCGTTTACAAGCTTTACAAGTCTAAAGAGAACGAAACCCACTAAACGCGCTGCCTATGTTACGTGCCTCTTTAACAGACTTTTAaatctattcaaatcaattaacgcgcaaatatataacttccatttttcaaaagattttgtttcttttttcgaGTTTTTTGCCAAATTTGTTGAATCTCCTTCGTGCATTCTCTCTTtgcttcattttttttcaattttcttggtttctgaaatcaagctttgaaatcgttttgaagataatggaacttcagaaatacacccaaacgattagataaatacacccaaacggttacagaaatacacccaaaaattttaagaaatacacccaaaacagggagagacagtatatttcttcttgaaatattttaatgttttgctggttaaggatgatGTACATGACAGAGACAATCTATaagaaaaacctagaagaacagtaaaacagtatcttgaataatgtttcttcgttttttcAGGTGATTTTTGatggagatttgtatcttttcttcttgatttcttctacttttCGCGAGGAGTTGGAACGTTTCTCCAAAATCGTAGTTTGTTTCGAATGTCCCTTGAATCTTGACGGTTTgcattttgattgaggaagaagaggaagagtgaacGTGTTGTGGAAGGGTGATTAAGGCGCGTGCGTTGGACGCTTGATTCTAAAAGAGTGGTGcgcttattttttttcttggactTGGAGCAACTTGTATAGCTTGTAAACCAAAAAGGCTTGTATGCGTAACAAGcctcctattattattattatatacataatttttttatttaattttaaattttcacctCTTAtatttctaatctatattttcattaCTCTTCTCTTCATTCGATATTCCTTACACACGCTTCGGCCGGCCTGCTAACTGACAACCTCGGCTTAACTTCTTCATGTTCCAACACATTTTCCGGCCTTTCACTGCTGTGTGTGCTTGCCATTTTGCTTCAATACATCAGATTCATCTTCAAACTTGACATGTGAAATCATTTCATAATCATGATCTGCTGTTCTATGTCCTCGGCCACGACCTCTACCTCTCCCCCTACTCCTTCCTCTGCCACTAGTATTTCTGGCCTCTAGCTGCGCAAATTAtaagataacataaaaaaaactgaTATATTACTGCGGATTCATACAAGAAAAAGGAGAAGTCATATAACTTCTAATTTGAAGTAATTTAAAACATTTGATACATTACCATCTTATTTCTCTTTTGCTCCTCGTCGCTGTCATTATCATCATCTTCCGCAATTTTcctgatgtaagatataagataaACAAAATTCAGCGAGAAtagaatattttcaaaataacaaACAACAGAATCAAGCAAGCACAAACCTCTTCTTAGGGATAGAACGATCATCACCCGTCGCACCAGAACCACCTAAATCAGGAACCTTGTTGAGAATATCTTTCAGAAAATCAAACACATTAAATGTCTGGACACAATGCTTTCTGCAAAGGCAAGGATTCAAGTAATTGAAGCTATTATCTTTCAAGGAATTATGGAAGTATAAATACAAGTAAAATTTAGATagtaaaataaagaatttaattttgatgggcAGTCAGTGTAAAGCAATTCTACACGTGCATCCAATTACGTATTGTCACATCAGCAAAATAACCACCTTTTAGTTTGACTGCGTGAATAGTTATCCAAAAGAATGAATATGATTGGATAATTATGTAGAAGTTTTAcactgtcagtgcatcaaaattaaatttataaaataaaataaaaatattacaagcTTAAATTAAGATGGGAAATAACAATCTAAATATTGTCCTTATCTCTGATGGATTTTAATTGTATTCTACCTAAGTGCATCACAAATCAACTAGACTATAGAAAATATCAATCATTGTTCCATTCTTCTCTTTGAATGGAGAGGAGAGGCAGGAATAAGAATATAGAAGACAAGCCATTTTCTCCACTGTTTGTAGAACATGATCCTTTAggaataaattattatcaaatacgTCTTGTTGATACTATTTATTTTGTTGTTGCTAATTATCAATAGATTAAGTAGTATCGAGCATGTATGTACTCATGAATTATAAAGTCCAACAAATAGTTTACAATTTATACTTTATACACAGTTTAACCATTAGAGGCCAGTTTTATTAGTAGAACTCTAATATATAAACACTTTCTCAACTACCATACAAATATAAGCAAAAATTTATGACAGTCATCTCCTTGAGAAATTGACAAGACATCATAAGATAGAAGCTCTTACAAGAACAGATATGTAAGAATCCAGCTTTTGTAAATTTTGATATATAGAATTGATAGCATCCCTGATTTCACAATCTGTCCACTGGGAATCCTCCTGATTTATTTCCAGCAGCTTCTTAAACAGTAGTGGAATTGAATAGCTTCCATCAACAGAAGAATCAGTCTGAAAAGTGAATGTTGGTTCCAGGAAGAAAAGGTtaaatat is a window from the Arachis hypogaea cultivar Tifrunner chromosome 17, arahy.Tifrunner.gnm2.J5K5, whole genome shotgun sequence genome containing:
- the LOC112765701 gene encoding uncharacterized protein, yielding SDLDWNPSGTSMTVGLSDGSVSIVSFLESKLEIQEEWKAHDFELWTTAFDIHQPNLVYTGSDDCKFSCWDLRDGPSNLVFQNSKAHKMGVCCIQKSSHDPNSLVTGSYDETLRLWDLRTISKPVNETSIGLGGGVWRVKHHPYIPNLVLAACMHNGFAIVSIKGNEAQVLETYKKHDSLAYGADWQKGEANHRVERTKPIVATCSFYDKLVRIWKPENEINL
- the LOC112765705 gene encoding uncharacterized protein, translating into MACLLYSYSCLSSPFKEKNGTMIDIFYSLVDLKHCVQTFNVFDFLKDILNKVPDLGGSGATGDDRSIPKKRKIAEDDDNDSDEEQKRNKMLEARNTSGRGRSRGRGRGRGRGHRTADHDYEMISHVKFEDESDVLKQNGKHTQQ